In a single window of the Papaver somniferum cultivar HN1 chromosome 8, ASM357369v1, whole genome shotgun sequence genome:
- the LOC113304234 gene encoding serine/threonine-protein kinase BSK7-like isoform X2: MGCKYSKFGGACCCNSQYNGSVLEAPDNDEKGEADDLPKFQEYSFEQLRLATSGFSVDNIVSEHGEKAPNVVYKGKLENHRRVAVKRFNRMAWPDSRQFMEEAKAVGQLRNHRLANLLGCCCEGDERLLVEEFMPNDTLAKHLFHWESLPMKWAMRLRVVLHLAQALEYCTSKGRALYHDLNAYRIVFDDEGNPRLSCFGMMKNSRDGKSYSTNLAFTPPEYLRTGRVTPESVIYSFGTLLLDLLSGKHIPPSHALDLIRDRNLQMLTDSCLEGQFSDNDGTELVRLASRCLQYEPRERPNPKSLVTALTPLQKEMEVPSHVLMGIPYGATFTPLSPLAEACSRMDLTAVHEILENTGYKDDEGIANEDTLNSKKKGDVAYRHKEFKAAIECYTQFLEAATMVSPTVCARRSVCYLLSDMPQEALNDAAQAQVISPVWPTASYLQAAAFFALGMENEAQVALKEGSALEAKKIAASSK; this comes from the exons ATGGGGTGTAAATACTCCAAATTCGGAGGAGCTTGTTGTTGTAATTCACAGTATAATGGTTCAGTTCTTGAGGCGCCAGATAATG ATGAGAAGGGTGAGGCAGATGATTTGCCGAAATTTCAAGAGTATTCATTTGAGCAACTTAGACTTGCTACATCTGGTTTTTCTGTAGATAATATTGTATCTGAACATGGAGAGAAAGCTCCTAATGTTGTTTATAAAGGGAAACTTGAGAATCATAGGAGGGTTGCTGTTAAGCGGTTTAATAGAATGGCTTGGCCTGATTCAAGGCAATTCATG GAAGAGGCAAAAGCTGTTGGTCAGCTCCGTAACCATCGATTAGCAAACTTACTTGGTTGTTGTTGTGAAGGTGATGAGAGGTTACTTGTGGAAGAATTTATGCCCAACGATACGCTTGCAAAGCACCTATTTCATT GGGAATCACTACCTATGAAGTGGGCAATGCGATTAAGGGTTGTTCTACATCTTGCACAAGCTCTAGAATATTGTACTAGTAAAGGACGCGCACTTTACCATGATCTTAATGCTTACAGAATTGTATTTGATGAC GAGGGTAACCCTAGACTTTCATGCTTTGGAATGATGAAAAATAGTAGAGATGGGAAAAGTTACAGTACAAATCTGGCTTTTACGCCTCCAGAGTACTTGAGAACTG GACGAGTCACACCAGAGAGTGTAATATATAGCTTCGGTACTCTATTACTTGACCTTCTTAGTGGAAAACATATTCCTCCTAGCCAT GCCCTTGACCTTATTCGGGACAGAAATCTCCAGATGCTTACTGATTCCTGCTTAGAGGGACAGTTTTCAGATAACGATGGTACAGAGCTGGTGCGTTTAGCTTCTCGGTGTTTACAGTATGAACCTCGAGAGCGACCAAATCCCAAGTCATTGGTGACAGCTCTGACTCCTCTTCAGAAGGAAATGGAG GTTCCTTCACATGTGTTGATGGGTATACCATATGGTGCTACATTCACCCCTCTATCGCCTTTAGCTGAAGCTTGCTCAAGAATGGATTTGACTGCAGTTCATGAGATCTTGGAAAATACCGGGTACAAGGACGATGAAGGAATAGCAAATGAG GACACCTTAAACTCAAAGAAGAAAGGCGATGTTGCTTACCGACACAAAGAATTCAAAGCTGCAATTGAGTGCTATACTCAG TTCCTTGAAGCGGCAACCATGGTTTCTCCTACAGTTTGTGCACGACGTTCTGTATGTTATCTCTTAAGCGACATGCCACAAGAAGCTCTTAATGACGCAGCTCAAGCCCAAGTTATTTCCCCTGTTTGGCCAACGGCGTCCTATTTACAAGCAGCTGCCTTTTTTGCTCTGGGAATGGAAAATGAAGCCCAAGTTGCGCTCAAAGAAGGTTCTGCTCTTGAAGCAAAAAAGATCGCAGCTTCTTCCAAGTAA
- the LOC113304234 gene encoding serine/threonine-protein kinase BSK7-like isoform X1, which translates to MGCKYSKFGGACCCNSQYNGSVLEAPDNDEKGEADDLPKFQEYSFEQLRLATSGFSVDNIVSEHGEKAPNVVYKGKLENHRRVAVKRFNRMAWPDSRQFMEEAKAVGQLRNHRLANLLGCCCEGDERLLVEEFMPNDTLAKHLFHWESLPMKWAMRLRVVLHLAQALEYCTSKGRALYHDLNAYRIVFDDEGNPRLSCFGMMKNSRDGKSYSTNLAFTPPEYLRTGRVTPESVIYSFGTLLLDLLSGKHIPPSHALDLIRDRNLQMLTDSCLEGQFSDNDGTELVRLASRCLQYEPRERPNPKSLVTALTPLQKEMEVPSHVLMGIPYGATFTPLSPLAEACSRMDLTAVHEILENTGYKDDEGIANELSFQMWTNQMQDTLNSKKKGDVAYRHKEFKAAIECYTQFLEAATMVSPTVCARRSVCYLLSDMPQEALNDAAQAQVISPVWPTASYLQAAAFFALGMENEAQVALKEGSALEAKKIAASSK; encoded by the exons ATGGGGTGTAAATACTCCAAATTCGGAGGAGCTTGTTGTTGTAATTCACAGTATAATGGTTCAGTTCTTGAGGCGCCAGATAATG ATGAGAAGGGTGAGGCAGATGATTTGCCGAAATTTCAAGAGTATTCATTTGAGCAACTTAGACTTGCTACATCTGGTTTTTCTGTAGATAATATTGTATCTGAACATGGAGAGAAAGCTCCTAATGTTGTTTATAAAGGGAAACTTGAGAATCATAGGAGGGTTGCTGTTAAGCGGTTTAATAGAATGGCTTGGCCTGATTCAAGGCAATTCATG GAAGAGGCAAAAGCTGTTGGTCAGCTCCGTAACCATCGATTAGCAAACTTACTTGGTTGTTGTTGTGAAGGTGATGAGAGGTTACTTGTGGAAGAATTTATGCCCAACGATACGCTTGCAAAGCACCTATTTCATT GGGAATCACTACCTATGAAGTGGGCAATGCGATTAAGGGTTGTTCTACATCTTGCACAAGCTCTAGAATATTGTACTAGTAAAGGACGCGCACTTTACCATGATCTTAATGCTTACAGAATTGTATTTGATGAC GAGGGTAACCCTAGACTTTCATGCTTTGGAATGATGAAAAATAGTAGAGATGGGAAAAGTTACAGTACAAATCTGGCTTTTACGCCTCCAGAGTACTTGAGAACTG GACGAGTCACACCAGAGAGTGTAATATATAGCTTCGGTACTCTATTACTTGACCTTCTTAGTGGAAAACATATTCCTCCTAGCCAT GCCCTTGACCTTATTCGGGACAGAAATCTCCAGATGCTTACTGATTCCTGCTTAGAGGGACAGTTTTCAGATAACGATGGTACAGAGCTGGTGCGTTTAGCTTCTCGGTGTTTACAGTATGAACCTCGAGAGCGACCAAATCCCAAGTCATTGGTGACAGCTCTGACTCCTCTTCAGAAGGAAATGGAG GTTCCTTCACATGTGTTGATGGGTATACCATATGGTGCTACATTCACCCCTCTATCGCCTTTAGCTGAAGCTTGCTCAAGAATGGATTTGACTGCAGTTCATGAGATCTTGGAAAATACCGGGTACAAGGACGATGAAGGAATAGCAAATGAG CTCTCTTTTCAAATGTGGACCAACCAAATGCAGGACACCTTAAACTCAAAGAAGAAAGGCGATGTTGCTTACCGACACAAAGAATTCAAAGCTGCAATTGAGTGCTATACTCAG TTCCTTGAAGCGGCAACCATGGTTTCTCCTACAGTTTGTGCACGACGTTCTGTATGTTATCTCTTAAGCGACATGCCACAAGAAGCTCTTAATGACGCAGCTCAAGCCCAAGTTATTTCCCCTGTTTGGCCAACGGCGTCCTATTTACAAGCAGCTGCCTTTTTTGCTCTGGGAATGGAAAATGAAGCCCAAGTTGCGCTCAAAGAAGGTTCTGCTCTTGAAGCAAAAAAGATCGCAGCTTCTTCCAAGTAA
- the LOC113304235 gene encoding tubulin beta-3 chain-like codes for MREILHMQAGQCGNQIGAKFWEVVCAEHGIDDSGKYVGTTDVQLERLNVYYNESSGGRYVPRAVMMDLEPGTMDSLRSGPHGKIFRPDNFVFGQNGAGNNWAKGHYTEGAELIDAVLDVVRKEVENCDCLQGFQICHSLGGGTGSGMGTLLLSKVREEYPDRMMMTFSVFPSPKVSDTVVEPYNATLSVHQLVENADECMVLDNEALYDICLRTLKLTNPSFGDLNHLISTTMSGVTCCLRFPGQLNSDLRKLAVNLIPFPRLHFFMVGFAPLTSQKSQQYQSLSIPELTIQMWDAKNMMCAADPRHGRYLTASAMFRGKMSTKEVDEQMMNVQNKNSSYFVEWIPNNVKSSVCDIPPTGLLMSSTFIGNSTSIQEMFRRVSEQFTVMFRRKAFLHWYTGEGMDEMEFTEAESNMNDLIAEYQQYQDATVDEEEYYEEDDEQQL; via the exons ATGAGAGAAATATTGCATATGCAAGCTGGTCAATGTGGGAATCAAATTGGTGCAAAGTTTTGGGAGGTTGTTTGTGCTGAACATGGGATTGATGATTCCGGTAAATACGTCGGTACTACCGATGTTCAACTAGAGAGGTTGAACGTTTATTATAATGAATCGAGTGGAGGTCGATATGTTCCTCGAGCTGTTATGATGGATCTTGAACCAGGTACTATGGATAGCTTAAGGTCTGGTCCTCACGGTAAGATTTTCCGACCGGACAATTTTGTTTTCGGACAAAATGGAGCAGGAAATAATTGGGCTAAAGGACATTATACTGAAGGAGCAGAATTGATTGATGCTGTTCTTGATGTTGTTCGGAAGGAAGTTGAAAATTGCGATTGCTTGCAAG GGTTTCAAATATGTCATTCGCTTGGTGGTGGTACAGGTTCCGGCATGGGTACGCTACTTTTATCCAAGGTTCGTGAGGAGTATCCAGATCGAATGATGATGACATTCTCCGTATTTCCTTCACCAAAGGTGTCGGATACGGTTGTGGAACCTTACAACGCCACGTTATCGGTACACCAATTAGTTGAGAATGCTGACGAGTGCATGGTCCTTGACAATGAAGCTCTCTATGATATATGTCTCAGAACTCTCAAGCTCACAAACCCTAGCT TTGGTGATCTAAATCATCTGATCTCAACAACAATGAGTGGTGTAACTTGTTGTCTAAGATTCCCCGGTCAGCTGAACTCCGACCTCAGAAAGCTTGCTGTGAATTTAATCCCATTCCCACGTCTACATTTCTTCATGGTAGGATTTGCACCATTGACGTCGCAAAAGTCTCAACAATACCAATCTCTATCAATCCCTGAACTAACCATACAAATGTGGGACGCGAAAAACATGATGTGCGCTGCTGATCCAAGACACGGACGCTACCTGACAGCATCCGCCATGTTCCGTGGCAAAATGAGTACAAAAGAAGTTGATGAACAAATGATGAATGTTCAAAACAAGAACTCATCTTACTTTGTCGAATGGATTCCAAACAATGTGAAATCAAGTGTTTGTGATATTCCTCCTACTGGGTTATTAATGTCATCAACATTCATAGGGAATTCGACTTCGATTCAAGAGATGTTCCGAAGGGTGTCAGAACAGTTTACTGTCATGTTTAGAAGGAAAGCTTTCTTGCATTGGTATACTGGTGAAGGTATGGATGAAATGGAATTCACTGAAGCTGAGAGTAATATGAATGATTTGATTGCTGAATATCAACAATATCAAGATGCTACTGTTGATGAAGAGGAGTATTACGAGGAGGATGATGAACAACAGCTTTAA